In Vigna radiata var. radiata cultivar VC1973A chromosome 3, Vradiata_ver6, whole genome shotgun sequence, the following proteins share a genomic window:
- the LOC106757304 gene encoding secoisolariciresinol dehydrogenase yields the protein MASLPKRLEGKVAIITGGASGIGAATAKLFLQHGAKVIIADVQDALGHSLCKTFSTNTPIHYLHCDVTSDSDVKNVVEVAITKYGKLDIMFNNAGISGDSNRSVIESDEENFKRVFEVNVYGAFLGSKHAARFMVPAKRGVILFTSSIASLLGGETAHAYAVSKHAVVGLMKNLCVELGQHGIRVNCVCPGGIPTPMLNKALKMNKKETQELLCKVAVLKGTVLEAEDIAKAALYLCSDEAKFMSGVNLVLDGGYSTTNMSFTSVLNGLMDNYTNNINHA from the exons ATGGCTTCACTTCCCAAAAG GCTTGAAGGAAAAGTGGCGATAATCACCGGAGGAGCTAGCGGCATCGGAGCCGCCACCGCCAAACTATTCCTCCAACACGGTGCGAAAGTGATCATTGCAGACGTGCAAGATGCTTTAGGCCACTCCCTCTGCAAAACCTTCAGCACCAACACTCCCATTCACTACCTTCACTGCGACGTAACAAGCGACTCGGACGTCAAAAACGTGGTCGAAGTCGCCATAACCAAATACGGAAAACTCGACATAATGTTCAATAATGCCGGCATCTCGGGAGACTCGAACAGATCCGTAATAGAATCCGATGAGGAAAATTTCAAAAGAGTTTTCGAGGTTAATGTGTACGGAGCTTTCTTGGGCTCCAAGCATGCGGCGAGGTTCATGGTTCCAGCGAAGAGAGGGGTGATTCTCTTCACTTCGAGCATTGCTTCGCTTCTGGGTGGCGAAACGGCGCATGCTTACGCCGTTTCAAAGCATGCGGTGGTGGGGCTGATGAAGAACCTGTGCGTTGAACTGGGGCAGCATGGAATCAGAGTGAATTGCGTTTGTCCAGGTGGCATTCCCACTCCGATGCTGAACAAGGCGTTGAAGATGAACAAGAAGGAGACACAGGAATTGCTGTGCAAGGTTGCGGTGTTGAAAGGGACGGTTCTTGAAGCTGAAGACATAGCAAAAGCTGCATTATATTTGTGCAGCGACGAGGCGAAGTTCATGAGTGGAGTTAACCTTGTTCTGGACGGTGGTTATAGCACCACCAACATGTCATTCACTTCAGTGCTGAATGGTCTCATGGATAACTACACCAACAACATCAACCATGCTTAA
- the LOC106757188 gene encoding TLD domain-containing protein 1 isoform X1, protein MGNAQSPSNNDPRYVSAARAFTQKELEDLRSLFNHLAAQSQTNAKCISPSVFQSYFGLRGPLGERMFDLVTQERKDQRLTFEDLVVAKATYEKGTKDEIEEFIFRLLDVSGDNFITRSDLKIVMIAIFNNILCIKDSQDRSSSHEDIVNIFLNAAKFSMHNEGGTEETMSFEDFRNWCTHLPSVKKLLGSLLLPPGSGRPGSQIPKLLTSTAIDSNIILLRKEYAWHIGGALSQHDLEDWNLLYHSSVNGLSFNTFLGNISNHAGPTVLIIKDKEGYIYGGYASQPWERHADFYGDMKCYLFQLNPVASIFRPTGANNNLQWCAINFTSEDIPNGIGFGGRVNHFGLFVSANFDQGHTFSCTTFGSPCLSKTNRILPEVIECWGVTQLATQDKHDAVKGTVLERFKEDRNMLKMVGLANSSE, encoded by the exons ATGGGCAACGCTCAATCACCTTCCAACAATGATCCTCGATATGTTTCTGCAGCCAg AGCTTTTACTCAAAAGGAACTTGAAGACTTGAGGTCTTTGTTCAATCATCTGGCAGCTCAATCACAGACTAACGCCAAATGCATCTCTCCCTCAGTTTTTCAG TCATATTTTGGACTTCGTGGACCTCTCGGGGAGAGGATGTTTGATTTAGTTACCCAAGAGCGCAAGGATCAAAGGTTAACCTTTGAGGACCTCGTTGTTGCCAAA GCTACTTATGAGAAAGGGAcaaaagatgaaattgaagaatTCATCTTTCGCCTATTAGACGTATCTGGAGATAATTTTATAACGAG GTCTGATTTGAAAATTGTTATGATCGccatttttaacaatatattatGCATAAAAGATTCTCAGGATAGATCAAGTTCACATGAGGACATTGTTAACATATTTCTGAATGCTGCAAAATTCTCCATGCATAATGAAGGGGGCACCGAGGAGACTATGTCTTTTGAAGATTTCAGAAACTGGTGTACTCATCTCCCATCTGTGAAGAAGCTTCTTGGAAGCCTACTACTGCCACCTGGTTCAG gACGACCTGGTTCTCAGATTCCTAAACTATTAACTTCAACGGCTATTGATTCTAACATTATACTTTTAAGAAAGGAATATGCTTGGCATATTGGAGGCGCACTCTCTCAGCATGACCTGGAAGATTGGAACCTTTTGTATCATAGTTCTGTTAATGGTCTTAGTTTTAATACATTCTTGGGCAACATTTC AAATCATGCAGGCCCAACTGTGTTAATTATTAAGGACAAAGAGGGTTATATATATGGAGGGTATGCTTCTCAACCATGGGAGCGACATGCTGATTTTTATGGAGACATGAAATGTTACCTTTTTCAACTAAATCCAGTGGCTTCTATATTCAGGCCGACTGGAGCAAACAATAATCTGCAATGG TGTGCTATCAACTTCACCTCAGAGGACATTCCAAATGGCATTGGTTTTGGGGGACGAGTCAATCACTTTGGTTTGTTTGTATCAGCAAACTTTGATCAAGGACATACATTTTCGTGTACCACGTTTGGTAGCCCTTGCCTCTCCAAGACTAATCGTATATTGCCAGAAGTAATAGAATGCTGGGGAGTGACTCAACTTGCAACGCAAGACAAGCATGATGCTGTCAAAGGCACTGTTCTGGAAAGGTTCAAGGAAGATCGCAATATGCTTAAAATGGTTGGGCTTGCAAATTCCAGCGAGTAG
- the LOC106757188 gene encoding TLD domain-containing protein 1 isoform X2 yields MFDLVTQERKDQRLTFEDLVVAKATYEKGTKDEIEEFIFRLLDVSGDNFITRSDLKIVMIAIFNNILCIKDSQDRSSSHEDIVNIFLNAAKFSMHNEGGTEETMSFEDFRNWCTHLPSVKKLLGSLLLPPGSGRPGSQIPKLLTSTAIDSNIILLRKEYAWHIGGALSQHDLEDWNLLYHSSVNGLSFNTFLGNISNHAGPTVLIIKDKEGYIYGGYASQPWERHADFYGDMKCYLFQLNPVASIFRPTGANNNLQWCAINFTSEDIPNGIGFGGRVNHFGLFVSANFDQGHTFSCTTFGSPCLSKTNRILPEVIECWGVTQLATQDKHDAVKGTVLERFKEDRNMLKMVGLANSSE; encoded by the exons ATGTTTGATTTAGTTACCCAAGAGCGCAAGGATCAAAGGTTAACCTTTGAGGACCTCGTTGTTGCCAAA GCTACTTATGAGAAAGGGAcaaaagatgaaattgaagaatTCATCTTTCGCCTATTAGACGTATCTGGAGATAATTTTATAACGAG GTCTGATTTGAAAATTGTTATGATCGccatttttaacaatatattatGCATAAAAGATTCTCAGGATAGATCAAGTTCACATGAGGACATTGTTAACATATTTCTGAATGCTGCAAAATTCTCCATGCATAATGAAGGGGGCACCGAGGAGACTATGTCTTTTGAAGATTTCAGAAACTGGTGTACTCATCTCCCATCTGTGAAGAAGCTTCTTGGAAGCCTACTACTGCCACCTGGTTCAG gACGACCTGGTTCTCAGATTCCTAAACTATTAACTTCAACGGCTATTGATTCTAACATTATACTTTTAAGAAAGGAATATGCTTGGCATATTGGAGGCGCACTCTCTCAGCATGACCTGGAAGATTGGAACCTTTTGTATCATAGTTCTGTTAATGGTCTTAGTTTTAATACATTCTTGGGCAACATTTC AAATCATGCAGGCCCAACTGTGTTAATTATTAAGGACAAAGAGGGTTATATATATGGAGGGTATGCTTCTCAACCATGGGAGCGACATGCTGATTTTTATGGAGACATGAAATGTTACCTTTTTCAACTAAATCCAGTGGCTTCTATATTCAGGCCGACTGGAGCAAACAATAATCTGCAATGG TGTGCTATCAACTTCACCTCAGAGGACATTCCAAATGGCATTGGTTTTGGGGGACGAGTCAATCACTTTGGTTTGTTTGTATCAGCAAACTTTGATCAAGGACATACATTTTCGTGTACCACGTTTGGTAGCCCTTGCCTCTCCAAGACTAATCGTATATTGCCAGAAGTAATAGAATGCTGGGGAGTGACTCAACTTGCAACGCAAGACAAGCATGATGCTGTCAAAGGCACTGTTCTGGAAAGGTTCAAGGAAGATCGCAATATGCTTAAAATGGTTGGGCTTGCAAATTCCAGCGAGTAG
- the LOC106757776 gene encoding uncharacterized protein LOC106757776, with product MSRRNGSGPQLDLKLNLSPPRVDRRLDSPTRSATASPTSPPSSCVSSELNQEEKNYSNSPEATSMVLVGCPRCLMYVMLSEDDPKCPKCKSTVLLDFLHDTKNPTIRRN from the coding sequence ATGAGCCGCAGAAATGGAAGTGGTCCGCAGCTTGACTTGAAGCTCAACCTGTCCCCGCCCAGGGTCGACCGGAGACTCGACTCACCCACACGATCGGCCACGGCATCGCCCACTTCACCTCCCAGCTCCTGCGTGTCTTCGGAGCTCAACCAGGAGGAGAAGAATTACTCCAACAGCCCTGAAGCCACTTCCATGGTGCTTGTCGGCTGTCCTCGCTGCCTCATGTATGTGATGCTCTCTGAAGATGATCCCAAGTGTCCCAAATGCAAAAGCACGGTTTTGCTAGATTTCCTGCACGACACCAAAAACCCCACCATAAGGAGGAATTAG